The region GCTCGAGTCCCTCGCCCACAGCTGGCCGCATCTGCTGTGGGAAGATGGCCTGCCGTTCGCACTGCGACCCACCCGACCCGCGGAGATCACCGCTCGAGCACAAGCCCGCTGGGACGACATGCCAGTGGCGCTGCGAGAGCCCGAAGAGCAGATCTTCGAGTCCTATGAGGAAACCCACAACCTCGCTCGAGCGCTCCAGGGCGCATGGCTCGCTCCGGTGTGGGTCGTCCGGGAAGGCGAGGACTGCTGGCTGTGCACGGACGCGATTGTGGTGCGCCGATGCTTCGCCGAGGTCATCACCACGTTGGAAGGGATCGGCGCCGCCATTGCTGAACAGCTTGACGCAGCGCCGGATGAGCCGCGAGCCAGCATGGCCTTGAAGGCCTGGGCGAACCGAACCGTACTACCAGTCAGAGAAGCCGTTGCGATCGCAACCGGGCTGCCGAGCAAGGTGCTCGACCACGTCGAACAACAGCGCCCAACCGAGAAGGCCTGGGGGCTCCGTGCAGACGAGTTCGAGGACAACGAGTTGGTGGCGGCCGCCCGGATGGCAGCCGAATTGCCACCCGCCGACGTCAGGACGCTGGTCGAAGAGATCCGGTCCGTGCCACACACCAGCACCCCGGCGCTTGACCGCATGGAAGCCGGCGCTCGCGAGCTGCTCTCCTCCACCGCCGAGGCCCAGCCATTTGAGCAGGCATACGAGATCGCGAGGTGGCTCAGGCGTCAGCTCGCCATCCCCGAGGCTCGTCGCGCCGAGCCTCGCGAGCTCTTGGCCGACTGGGGCGTCATCGTGCGCTCGGTCAGCCTCGAGTCCAGGGATGTGGACGCCTTCGCCTGCTGGGGGCCGCGCCACGGTCCTGCGGTGTTCCTCAACGAGCACGGTCGCCACAACGAGTCGGTCGGCGGACGACGGGCCTCACTGGCCCACGAGCTGGCGCACCTGTTGATGGACCGCCGCGGTGCATTGCCGCTGGCCGAGGTGCTGGGCGGGCGCGCCGCTCCGCTAGCCGAGCAACGCGCGCGGGCCTTCGCAGCGGAGTTCCTGCTCCCCCGCGAGGAGGCAGGCGCGGTGCTGGCGGCAGCGTCCGACCCGCATCGAGCCGTTGTGGGACTGCAGCGGCGGTACCTCGTCAGTCAGGAACTGGCGGCCTGG is a window of Egibacteraceae bacterium DNA encoding:
- a CDS encoding ImmA/IrrE family metallo-endopeptidase, which gives rise to MDELVRSIGNDDGLRFTLWWDAGLDAAGTAAELTRGSVRLSVRGHVVWHGEELENGFHWTWVELLESLAHSWPHLLWEDGLPFALRPTRPAEITARAQARWDDMPVALREPEEQIFESYEETHNLARALQGAWLAPVWVVREGEDCWLCTDAIVVRRCFAEVITTLEGIGAAIAEQLDAAPDEPRASMALKAWANRTVLPVREAVAIATGLPSKVLDHVEQQRPTEKAWGLRADEFEDNELVAAARMAAELPPADVRTLVEEIRSVPHTSTPALDRMEAGARELLSSTAEAQPFEQAYEIARWLRRQLAIPEARRAEPRELLADWGVIVRSVSLESRDVDAFACWGPRHGPAVFLNEHGRHNESVGGRRASLAHELAHLLMDRRGALPLAEVLGGRAAPLAEQRARAFAAEFLLPREEAGAVLAAASDPHRAVVGLQRRYLVSQELAAWQARNSARSLPADVEAFLRSTVSQPHRY